One stretch of Meriones unguiculatus strain TT.TT164.6M chromosome 7, Bangor_MerUng_6.1, whole genome shotgun sequence DNA includes these proteins:
- the Tmem229b gene encoding transmembrane protein 229B isoform X2, whose protein sequence is MASAEPLTALSRWYLYAIHGYFCEVMFTAAWEFVVNFNWKFPGVTSVWALFIYGTSILIVERMYLRLRGRCPLLVRCLIYTLWTYLWEFTTGFILRQFNACPWDYSQFDFDFMGLITLEYAVPWFCGALIMEQFIIRNTLRLRFDKDAEPGEPANQPALANGHVKTD, encoded by the coding sequence ATGGCTTCTGCCGAGCCCCTGACCGCGCTGTCCCGCTGGTACCTCTACGCCATCCACGGCTACTTCTGCGAGGTGATGTTCACGGCCGCCTGGGAGTTCGTGGTGAATTTTAACTGGAAGTTCCCGGGGGTCACGAGCGTGTGGGCCCTCTTCATCTATGGCACCTCCATCCTGATCGTGGAGCGCATGTACCTGCGCCTGCGAGGCCGCTGTCCTCTCCTGGTGCGCTGCCTCATCTACACTCTCTGGACCTACCTGTGGGAGTTCACCACCGGCTTCATTCTACGCCAGTTCAATGCCTGTCCCTGGGACTACTCCCAGTTCGACTTCGATTTCATGGGCCTCATCACCCTTGAGTATGCTGTGCCGTGGTTCTGCGGGGCCCTCATCATGGAGCAGTTTATCATCCGCAACACCCTCCGCCTGCGCTTTGACAAGGATGCAGAGCCCGGGGAGCCTGCCAACCAGCCAGCCCTGGCCAATGGCCACGTCAAGACCGACTGA
- the Tmem229b gene encoding transmembrane protein 229B isoform X1, producing MVTGAGLRMNHSKAREAPVGTMASAEPLTALSRWYLYAIHGYFCEVMFTAAWEFVVNFNWKFPGVTSVWALFIYGTSILIVERMYLRLRGRCPLLVRCLIYTLWTYLWEFTTGFILRQFNACPWDYSQFDFDFMGLITLEYAVPWFCGALIMEQFIIRNTLRLRFDKDAEPGEPANQPALANGHVKTD from the exons CGAGG GAGGCCCCAGTTGGTACCATGGCTTCTGCCGAGCCCCTGACCGCGCTGTCCCGCTGGTACCTCTACGCCATCCACGGCTACTTCTGCGAGGTGATGTTCACGGCCGCCTGGGAGTTCGTGGTGAATTTTAACTGGAAGTTCCCGGGGGTCACGAGCGTGTGGGCCCTCTTCATCTATGGCACCTCCATCCTGATCGTGGAGCGCATGTACCTGCGCCTGCGAGGCCGCTGTCCTCTCCTGGTGCGCTGCCTCATCTACACTCTCTGGACCTACCTGTGGGAGTTCACCACCGGCTTCATTCTACGCCAGTTCAATGCCTGTCCCTGGGACTACTCCCAGTTCGACTTCGATTTCATGGGCCTCATCACCCTTGAGTATGCTGTGCCGTGGTTCTGCGGGGCCCTCATCATGGAGCAGTTTATCATCCGCAACACCCTCCGCCTGCGCTTTGACAAGGATGCAGAGCCCGGGGAGCCTGCCAACCAGCCAGCCCTGGCCAATGGCCACGTCAAGACCGACTGA